From the Desulfosarcina sp. BuS5 genome, one window contains:
- a CDS encoding rubrerythrin family protein → MSKTIENLKEAFAGESQANRKYLAFAKQAEKEGYPQAAKLFRAAAEAETVHAHAHLRVMDGIGKTVENLKEAISGERFEFKEMYPAMIETAKEEGKKAAERSFVYANKVEAIHADLYQKALDNIDSAKECDYYVCPVCGYTCENEPPEKCPVCGALAKAFSKVE, encoded by the coding sequence ATGAGCAAGACCATAGAGAATCTAAAGGAAGCTTTTGCAGGAGAATCACAGGCAAACAGAAAGTATCTGGCTTTTGCCAAGCAGGCAGAAAAGGAGGGCTATCCACAGGCGGCGAAACTCTTTCGAGCTGCGGCCGAAGCCGAAACAGTTCATGCCCACGCCCATCTGCGCGTCATGGATGGTATTGGCAAAACGGTTGAAAATCTTAAAGAAGCAATCTCCGGTGAAAGATTTGAATTCAAAGAGATGTACCCCGCTATGATAGAGACTGCTAAAGAGGAGGGGAAAAAGGCTGCGGAGAGATCTTTTGTCTATGCTAATAAAGTTGAAGCGATCCATGCAGACCTTTATCAAAAAGCCCTTGACAATATAGACTCTGCCAAAGAATGCGATTACTATGTCTGCCCCGTGTGCGGGTACACCTGTGAAAACGAGCCGCCTGAAAAATGTCCTGTATGCGGCGCTCTCGCAAAGGCATTTTCAAAAGTTGAATAA